The Pseudanabaena galeata CCNP1313 genome includes a region encoding these proteins:
- a CDS encoding HU family DNA-binding protein, whose translation MADINRQDIIRGMMAEVDGLSYSMASASLEAVLTCVTKALSNHQSITLSGFGKFGVRHRRARSGSHPRTHQPINIPEVIVPHFTPSPHLKKLVQKPNEPNSDISR comes from the coding sequence ATGGCAGATATTAACCGTCAAGATATCATTCGGGGCATGATGGCTGAAGTTGATGGGCTAAGCTATAGTATGGCTTCCGCTAGCCTCGAAGCAGTATTAACCTGTGTTACCAAAGCATTATCCAATCACCAATCCATAACCTTAAGCGGTTTTGGTAAGTTTGGTGTACGCCATCGTCGCGCCCGTTCGGGAAGTCATCCTCGTACACATCAGCCCATTAATATTCCTGAAGTTATTGTTCCTCACTTCACTCCCAGTCCTCATCTAAAAAAGCTAGTGCAGAAGCCCAATGAGCCTAATTCTGACATTTCTCGGTAA
- a CDS encoding DNA alkylation repair protein, with amino-acid sequence MLTHADLKSELDALASPTKAIILSRFFKTGKGEYGEGDRFLGVTVPEQRQLAKKFISLGFDAIEKLLQTDIHEYRLTALLILTYQYPKADTFKREEIYAFYLKHTKWINNWDLVDVTCRQILGRHLLHQDRNILQELARSPNFWEQRIAIVSTLEFIKHQQFTDTLAIATVLLDHPHDLIHKAVGWMLREVGKQDRQILIEFLDVYCQQMPRTMLRYAIEHFDEPNRKAYLSKPTSSKPSRK; translated from the coding sequence ATGCTAACACATGCCGATCTTAAGAGTGAGCTAGATGCATTGGCTAGTCCAACCAAAGCAATTATACTTTCTCGATTTTTTAAAACGGGTAAAGGCGAATATGGAGAAGGCGATCGCTTTTTGGGTGTTACCGTGCCAGAGCAACGGCAATTAGCCAAAAAATTTATCAGTCTTGGTTTTGATGCGATAGAAAAACTTCTGCAAACGGACATTCATGAATATCGCCTTACCGCGCTGTTGATTCTCACCTATCAATATCCTAAAGCTGATACTTTTAAACGAGAAGAAATCTATGCGTTCTATCTCAAACATACCAAATGGATTAATAACTGGGATTTAGTGGATGTCACCTGCCGTCAAATTTTGGGCAGACATTTACTTCACCAAGACCGTAATATTCTGCAAGAATTAGCCCGATCGCCCAATTTTTGGGAACAGAGAATCGCGATTGTCTCCACCTTAGAATTTATCAAACATCAACAATTTACGGATACTCTCGCCATTGCCACGGTTCTTTTAGATCATCCCCATGATCTCATTCACAAAGCCGTAGGCTGGATGTTGCGTGAAGTTGGCAAGCAAGATCGTCAAATTTTAATTGAATTTTTGGATGTTTATTGCCAACAAATGCCCCGCACAATGCTGCGTTATGCGATCGAGCATTTTGATGAACCAAACCGAAAAGCATATTTATCCAAACCAACTTCATCCAAACCATCTCGAAAATAG
- the panB gene encoding 3-methyl-2-oxobutanoate hydroxymethyltransferase, whose amino-acid sequence MPVSIAQIQKWKQQKKPIAALTASDYAIAKLLDKAGVDMILVGDSLAMVALGYKNTLPVTLDDMIRHAQAVGRGVDNALLIVDMPFLSYQVSTEEAMRSAGRIFKETDARGIKLEGGYPDMVETIRKLVQVGMPVMGHVGLTPQSVHRIGYRVQGSTPDTAEEILHQSKALVEAGIFALLLENIPADLATKITELIPVPTIGIGAGQGCDGQILVTHDVLGLSDWQPPFARKYVDLQSTITEAVKQYCQDVRNH is encoded by the coding sequence ATGCCAGTGTCGATCGCCCAAATACAAAAATGGAAACAGCAAAAAAAGCCGATCGCGGCGTTGACAGCAAGTGACTATGCGATCGCCAAACTATTAGACAAAGCAGGCGTGGATATGATCTTGGTGGGTGATTCCTTGGCGATGGTGGCGCTTGGTTATAAAAATACCTTGCCTGTTACCCTTGATGACATGATTCGTCATGCTCAAGCGGTCGGGCGTGGTGTTGATAATGCTTTACTAATTGTTGATATGCCATTTCTCAGCTATCAAGTTTCTACGGAAGAGGCAATGCGATCGGCGGGACGTATTTTCAAAGAAACCGATGCGCGGGGCATTAAGCTTGAAGGTGGCTATCCTGATATGGTTGAAACTATTCGTAAGCTAGTACAAGTAGGAATGCCTGTCATGGGGCATGTAGGCTTAACCCCGCAATCGGTACATCGGATTGGTTATCGGGTTCAAGGTAGTACTCCTGACACTGCTGAAGAGATTTTACATCAGTCTAAAGCTTTGGTGGAAGCTGGTATTTTTGCATTGCTATTAGAAAATATTCCTGCGGATTTAGCGACCAAAATTACAGAACTAATTCCTGTCCCTACAATTGGGATTGGTGCTGGTCAAGGCTGTGATGGACAGATTTTGGTGACTCATGATGTTTTAGGTTTATCCGATTGGCAGCCTCCCTTTGCTCGTAAATATGTTGATTTGCAAAGCACAATTACGGAGGCTGTGAAGCAGTATTGCCAAGATGTCCGCAATCATTAA
- a CDS encoding Eco57I restriction-modification methylase domain-containing protein, with product MSLENFQAEILRLVVESEQMQRSPREGKPEEATKSRLLEPLLTALGYTPECRTPEGKIKSLIRTTTWVDYLLKPDAGARPVLMFEAKSLWDKDIWESNKQQVLDYLRDYSLDIANDQPVLWIVLSNFREWYVLRLQDKTPFWQFKIEDLQNDPELRERLYGCLARENLRGDRLTAYYTENTREGLGARFLADLKIWRAILANGIKASQPELSLDRIREASQVILNRFLLIRLLEAFSSEMPYNYLGRIYYNWQETFADLPFIEELRKGFRNTWVGYNTELFHLSWVDELDIESDYLEPLIIVNAVPKDGFLYAIAGTLTEYRSIYNYDFTTLTQDILGTAYEQFLAHQLIEDGNQVKILENQQTRKREGVFYTPEYIVRRIVYQTLQPLVETKIDQAIALLQSHNFTEAYNVASSVLEITVCDPACGSGSFLLGAFDYLLEELKRYNKACENPNLTSGNGDLFSHAAAIPINNIEESIVVKMLHGVDLDPQAVLLAKLSLWTRLLRARPNVYGKRKTLNSKLPALALNIRVGNSLIHSPANLESVSVQLAKAADLAITARNVTLSERDRAQAVTNLERCITEINQQVNPVLTAFFASDESLQEAIKSIKNRNSNEKEIIAIRLYLTSESLENGTRGLSPLPDWTVTEFERLKSQLMLIPTALEEAIIKRPFNWQVEFPHVFDLRLPADQRGFAAIIGNPPYFSVDATFGRGASELLWLKTVYADIYNDKTDILFYFLRWGYELLKQSGTLSFIVSRAFIQGDKSKNLREFLSQNTKITYLLDFLGHKVFNAGIATCIIQYQKQVPDDESNFVTDYVLDFDKAKTAITKKLELSIHNGFAKVKINQENLKSDRWEISPYSHIFSEIDLSGIKIRETNYVKYMEGITTGKDAIFEGSFTRKFPKDFLCSRVSISSIQAFGHKPSETQLIYYTHSTKWNDIPTSLKKYLESKRQDLESRDVFKNRTSSYEWFQLHRPRNGLLAPKIFFPRRANSNKFAVDEDGSLGFKSDVAGFVKAENTNIETLYYICALLNSKPLEFRYRALGGIGKLTGKGMFEYFENQVGDIPIPVFEQPEDNPDFQELAQLGKEAHQIWRDRYSIITTYQAKSSAIPYTEVSATYYHNITGDYGADIEYESLNPNREGHLLSLKIEPTIDGYRLWGEITEDEDWKEGDREWVELVTVRIRNNFLRRYLLARLIYLIEFDQDFRRKQKLTRDISNLGNSAFVALKVYQYDLDRISNLRVLEVIEQRVQQEAGRSDLENILLRQAEIQNQIDQIAYRLYGVTEYQEVIEQALKVVL from the coding sequence ATGTCCTTAGAAAATTTTCAAGCTGAAATTTTGCGTTTAGTGGTTGAATCTGAGCAAATGCAGCGATCGCCGCGAGAGGGTAAACCTGAAGAAGCTACCAAAAGCCGTTTATTAGAGCCTTTGCTCACTGCTTTGGGCTATACGCCTGAATGTCGCACACCAGAGGGAAAGATCAAAAGCCTGATTCGGACTACGACTTGGGTTGATTATTTACTCAAACCTGATGCTGGTGCTAGACCTGTGCTGATGTTTGAGGCGAAGAGTCTGTGGGATAAGGATATTTGGGAAAGCAATAAGCAACAAGTTCTAGATTATTTGCGCGATTACAGCTTAGATATTGCCAATGATCAGCCTGTATTGTGGATAGTTTTATCCAATTTTCGAGAATGGTATGTATTGCGTTTACAGGATAAGACACCATTTTGGCAGTTTAAAATTGAAGATTTGCAAAATGATCCTGAATTAAGGGAACGGCTTTATGGTTGTTTGGCTAGGGAGAATTTACGCGGCGATCGCTTAACAGCTTATTACACAGAAAATACTAGGGAAGGTCTAGGGGCTAGGTTTTTAGCGGATTTAAAAATTTGGCGGGCGATTCTGGCGAACGGAATTAAAGCTTCGCAACCTGAACTAAGTTTAGATAGAATTCGAGAAGCTTCGCAGGTAATTCTTAATCGTTTTTTGTTGATTCGATTATTGGAAGCTTTTAGTTCGGAAATGCCCTATAACTATTTAGGAAGAATTTATTACAATTGGCAGGAGACTTTTGCTGATTTACCTTTTATCGAAGAACTGCGTAAGGGGTTTCGGAATACTTGGGTGGGTTATAATACAGAACTTTTTCATCTGTCATGGGTGGATGAGTTGGATATTGAGAGTGATTATTTAGAGCCATTGATTATCGTTAATGCAGTACCTAAAGATGGGTTTCTGTATGCGATCGCAGGAACTTTAACGGAATATCGCTCAATTTATAATTATGATTTTACGACTCTAACTCAAGATATTTTAGGAACTGCTTATGAGCAGTTTTTGGCTCACCAATTAATTGAAGATGGAAATCAAGTCAAGATTCTCGAAAACCAACAAACTCGCAAGCGTGAGGGGGTTTTCTATACGCCTGAATATATTGTGCGGCGGATTGTTTATCAAACTTTGCAGCCTTTAGTTGAAACAAAAATTGATCAAGCGATCGCTTTACTGCAATCCCATAATTTTACCGAAGCATATAACGTAGCTAGTTCAGTTTTAGAAATCACTGTTTGCGATCCTGCCTGTGGTTCAGGGTCATTTTTATTGGGAGCCTTTGATTATTTATTAGAAGAGTTAAAGCGCTATAACAAGGCTTGTGAAAATCCTAACTTGACTTCGGGTAATGGTGATTTATTTAGTCACGCGGCGGCAATTCCAATTAATAATATCGAAGAAAGTATTGTTGTGAAAATGCTGCATGGTGTGGATCTCGATCCACAAGCTGTACTTTTAGCGAAATTATCATTATGGACAAGATTGCTTCGCGCTCGTCCTAATGTTTATGGTAAACGAAAAACACTTAATTCTAAGTTGCCTGCTTTGGCTTTAAATATTCGGGTTGGTAATAGTTTGATTCATTCGCCTGCTAATTTAGAGTCTGTATCTGTGCAGTTAGCAAAGGCGGCGGATTTAGCGATCACAGCTAGAAATGTGACTTTATCAGAACGCGATCGCGCTCAAGCAGTGACAAATTTAGAGCGTTGTATTACGGAGATTAATCAACAAGTTAATCCAGTATTGACGGCTTTTTTTGCTAGTGATGAGAGTTTGCAAGAAGCGATTAAATCAATCAAAAATCGAAATTCTAATGAAAAGGAAATTATCGCTATTCGTTTGTATCTTACCTCAGAATCTCTAGAAAATGGAACAAGGGGCTTAAGCCCCTTGCCTGACTGGACAGTTACTGAATTTGAGCGATTGAAATCGCAACTAATGTTAATTCCTACGGCTTTAGAAGAAGCGATCATAAAGCGTCCCTTTAACTGGCAAGTGGAATTTCCCCATGTTTTCGATCTACGTTTACCAGCAGATCAAAGGGGATTTGCGGCGATTATTGGGAATCCACCTTATTTTAGTGTTGATGCTACGTTTGGTAGAGGTGCATCAGAATTGTTATGGTTAAAGACAGTTTATGCTGATATTTACAATGATAAAACTGATATTTTATTTTACTTTTTGCGCTGGGGCTATGAATTGCTCAAACAATCAGGAACGTTAAGCTTTATTGTTTCACGTGCTTTTATTCAGGGTGACAAGTCAAAAAATTTACGCGAATTTCTAAGCCAAAACACAAAAATCACCTATCTCCTTGATTTCTTAGGTCATAAAGTTTTTAATGCTGGAATTGCTACTTGTATTATTCAATATCAAAAACAGGTTCCTGATGATGAAAGTAATTTTGTAACTGATTACGTTCTCGATTTTGATAAAGCTAAAACTGCAATTACTAAAAAATTAGAACTATCTATTCACAATGGTTTTGCTAAAGTTAAGATTAACCAAGAAAATTTAAAATCTGATAGATGGGAAATTTCTCCTTATAGTCATATCTTTAGTGAAATTGATCTAAGCGGAATAAAGATAAGGGAAACAAACTATGTCAAATATATGGAGGGAATTACTACGGGCAAAGATGCTATTTTCGAGGGGAGCTTTACACGCAAATTTCCAAAAGATTTTTTGTGTTCAAGAGTATCAATATCTTCAATTCAGGCTTTTGGTCATAAACCATCTGAAACACAGTTAATTTATTATACTCACAGCACAAAATGGAATGATATTCCTACATCATTGAAAAAATATCTTGAGTCAAAAAGACAAGATTTAGAAAGTAGAGATGTTTTTAAAAATAGAACAAGTAGTTATGAATGGTTTCAATTACATAGACCAAGAAACGGGTTACTTGCACCAAAAATATTCTTCCCTCGCCGCGCCAATTCTAATAAATTTGCTGTGGATGAAGATGGATCATTAGGTTTTAAAAGTGATGTTGCTGGCTTTGTGAAAGCTGAAAACACGAATATAGAGACCCTTTATTATATTTGTGCTTTGCTCAATTCCAAACCATTAGAATTCCGTTACAGAGCTTTAGGAGGTATCGGTAAACTCACAGGGAAAGGGATGTTTGAATACTTTGAGAATCAAGTTGGTGATATACCGATTCCTGTATTTGAGCAACCAGAAGATAATCCAGACTTTCAAGAACTAGCACAACTTGGCAAAGAAGCCCATCAAATTTGGCGCGATCGCTACTCGATTATCACTACCTACCAAGCCAAATCCTCAGCGATCCCATATACCGAAGTCTCCGCCACCTATTACCACAACATCACAGGCGACTATGGTGCAGATATCGAATATGAAAGTCTCAACCCAAACCGTGAAGGACATTTACTCTCACTAAAAATAGAACCAACCATTGATGGTTATCGCCTCTGGGGCGAAATTACCGAAGATGAAGATTGGAAAGAAGGCGATCGCGAATGGGTCGAACTTGTCACCGTGAGAATTCGTAATAACTTCCTGCGCCGCTATTTACTAGCTAGACTAATTTATTTAATTGAATTTGATCAAGATTTTCGCCGTAAACAAAAGCTTACCCGTGATATTAGCAATTTGGGAAACTCCGCCTTTGTAGCACTTAAAGTTTATCAATATGATCTCGATCGCATTAGTAACTTGCGTGTACTCGAAGTCATCGAGCAACGAGTTCAACAAGAAGCAGGGCGATCGGATTTAGAAAATATTTTGCTGCGACAAGCAGAAATTCAAAATCAAATTGATCAAATTGCCTATAGATTATATGGAGTAACAGAATATCAAGAAGTAATCGAGCAAGCGCTAAAAGTTGTTCTTTGA
- a CDS encoding Get3/ArsA fold putative tail anchor-mediating ATPase NosAFP — MSLILTFLGKGGVGKTTTAIAVARAFAAQNKQVLYVGQQAGDSLSMRLGADLTNDPQLVAPNFAAVHLQSTLLLERYWDKMKGLETQFLRTPFFKEVYGQELGILPGMDSALGLSFLRERDAEGKYDVIIYDGVGDLETLRMLGMPEILGWYLRRFKQVLTGSAIGQAISPFVEPILRSILQVSSTDDISQQAGEMSSVLTRGQKAVNDPSRVAAYLVTTGDPYAIATAKYLWGSAQQIGLTVGGVMAREQINDADFEPLAVCQIPDQVTELTIPDRLASLAPKPIEINAVTKQVKLFLPTFNKKQVKLIQLGPEVTIEAGDQRRNIFLPTELAGKQATGAKFQDSYLIISFG; from the coding sequence ATGAGCCTAATTCTGACATTTCTCGGTAAAGGTGGTGTTGGCAAAACAACGACTGCGATCGCAGTTGCGCGTGCTTTTGCCGCCCAGAACAAACAAGTCTTATATGTTGGTCAGCAAGCAGGGGATAGCCTTAGCATGAGGCTTGGTGCTGATTTAACTAACGATCCGCAATTAGTTGCACCCAATTTTGCCGCTGTACATTTACAGTCAACACTTTTACTTGAACGCTATTGGGACAAGATGAAAGGCTTGGAAACCCAATTTTTGCGGACTCCTTTTTTTAAAGAAGTCTATGGTCAAGAGCTTGGTATCTTACCAGGAATGGACTCGGCACTAGGTTTAAGCTTTTTGCGCGAACGTGATGCAGAAGGTAAGTATGACGTAATTATTTACGATGGTGTTGGCGATCTCGAAACATTGAGAATGCTAGGAATGCCAGAGATTTTAGGCTGGTATCTACGCCGCTTTAAACAAGTACTAACAGGTTCAGCGATCGGGCAAGCAATTTCGCCATTTGTCGAGCCAATTTTAAGGAGTATTCTCCAAGTCTCTAGCACCGATGATATTTCGCAACAAGCAGGAGAAATGTCATCGGTATTAACTCGCGGTCAAAAAGCAGTGAACGATCCTAGTCGTGTGGCGGCATATCTAGTCACCACTGGCGATCCCTATGCGATCGCCACAGCAAAGTATTTATGGGGTAGCGCTCAGCAAATTGGTTTGACCGTTGGTGGGGTAATGGCTAGGGAGCAAATTAATGATGCAGATTTTGAGCCGCTAGCAGTATGTCAAATCCCCGATCAGGTGACAGAATTAACAATCCCAGATCGTCTTGCTAGTCTTGCCCCAAAACCCATTGAAATTAATGCAGTAACCAAGCAAGTCAAGTTATTTTTGCCAACATTTAATAAAAAACAAGTCAAACTAATTCAGCTAGGTCCAGAAGTCACCATCGAAGCAGGCGATCAACGCCGCAATATTTTCTTGCCAACTGAGCTAGCTGGCAAACAAGCCACTGGCGCAAAGTTTCAAGATTCTTATTTAATTATTTCATTTGGCTAA
- the petP gene encoding cytochrome b6f subunit PetP, whose amino-acid sequence MQVGQKVRVRSFKDGSGKAIASKIGEIGVVKEEKMMDGGKWGYIVKFSDSTKSWFFADELESA is encoded by the coding sequence ATGCAAGTTGGACAAAAAGTTCGTGTTCGTAGTTTCAAAGATGGCAGCGGTAAGGCAATTGCTAGCAAAATCGGCGAAATCGGTGTAGTCAAAGAAGAGAAAATGATGGACGGTGGCAAATGGGGCTATATCGTCAAGTTCTCGGATAGTACCAAGTCTTGGTTCTTTGCCGATGAGTTAGAATCAGCCTAA
- a CDS encoding ABC1 kinase family protein yields MPVTKPDFKLDRYDIDAIANYYRNQPLRVWWRCIVIFVPLIWLILRLRLSAKASATELKKLAIESRKLLTRLGPAFIKIGQALSTRPDIVPPVFMDELAELQDQLPPFPNEIAFQFIRDALGADPSEVYAEISDNPIAAASLGQVYKGKLKTGELVAIKVQRPDIAAGIALDMYILRGIATWLKKTFKFVRTNLAAILDEFASRIFEEMDYTFEGQNAEKFAEYYGGLDGIYVPKIYWQYTAKRVLTMEWIEGIKLTNVQGVKEAGFDSRHIIEVGVQCSLRQLLDYGYFHADPHPGNLLVMGDGRLAYLDFGMMSQVSSEQRFGLIEAIVHLVNRDFIALSKDYVRLGFLTEDIDFDAIVPALSEVFNPPDGQSLTQMDFKDMTDQLSQIMYDYPFQVPAYYALIIRSLVTLEGIAFSVDPKFKVLAVAYPYVANRLLNDSAPELRMALKDLLFRDGEFRWNRLENLLSNAQTNPDYNLNGTLDKGIDFLLSDRSEFMHDRIIDEIVKGIEVEASKRLPERFRTSPISNIVIDPQVKETIAKTETPSSLGYIARLWTILQKDKAIAPTDILPLATRILTKRQTLTFGRDVISKLAQRSLVRVVREVLLRDEQKYQDDKQQDLINNAMSNFQGEERELVGSGLRRSVNGRSW; encoded by the coding sequence ATGCCCGTAACCAAACCAGACTTTAAGTTAGATCGTTATGATATTGACGCGATCGCAAACTACTACCGCAACCAACCTTTGCGGGTCTGGTGGCGCTGCATAGTGATTTTTGTCCCCCTGATCTGGTTGATTTTGAGACTACGCCTCAGCGCTAAAGCCTCAGCCACAGAATTAAAAAAATTAGCGATCGAATCGCGAAAGTTATTAACCCGTTTGGGACCAGCCTTTATCAAAATTGGTCAAGCTCTCTCGACCCGTCCTGACATCGTGCCACCCGTGTTCATGGACGAACTCGCCGAACTGCAAGATCAACTGCCACCATTTCCCAATGAAATTGCTTTCCAATTTATTCGCGATGCATTGGGAGCCGATCCTTCGGAAGTTTATGCCGAAATCTCCGACAACCCGATCGCGGCTGCTTCATTAGGTCAAGTCTATAAAGGCAAACTCAAAACAGGCGAACTCGTTGCCATCAAAGTCCAACGTCCTGACATTGCCGCAGGTATTGCTCTTGACATGTATATCCTGCGCGGTATTGCCACATGGCTCAAGAAGACTTTCAAGTTTGTGCGTACTAACTTAGCCGCGATCCTTGATGAGTTTGCGAGTCGTATTTTTGAAGAGATGGACTATACCTTTGAAGGTCAGAACGCCGAAAAATTCGCTGAATACTATGGTGGATTGGACGGAATTTATGTTCCCAAAATCTATTGGCAATACACCGCTAAACGGGTATTAACGATGGAATGGATTGAAGGTATTAAGTTAACCAATGTGCAGGGAGTCAAAGAGGCTGGCTTTGATAGTCGTCACATCATCGAAGTTGGCGTGCAATGCTCCTTGCGTCAATTGCTTGACTATGGCTATTTTCACGCCGATCCACACCCCGGCAACCTATTAGTCATGGGTGATGGTAGACTTGCCTACCTCGACTTTGGCATGATGAGCCAAGTTTCCTCAGAGCAACGCTTTGGACTAATCGAAGCGATCGTACATCTAGTCAATCGTGATTTTATTGCGCTCTCTAAAGACTATGTGCGTTTAGGATTTTTGACTGAAGATATCGACTTTGATGCGATCGTCCCCGCACTATCGGAAGTTTTTAATCCGCCTGATGGACAAAGCTTGACGCAAATGGATTTTAAAGACATGACTGATCAGTTATCGCAGATCATGTATGACTATCCCTTCCAAGTTCCTGCTTACTATGCGCTAATTATCCGATCGCTTGTCACTTTAGAAGGCATTGCCTTCAGCGTCGATCCTAAATTCAAGGTTTTAGCAGTCGCCTATCCCTATGTCGCCAATCGTCTGCTGAATGATTCTGCGCCAGAGTTAAGAATGGCTCTCAAGGATTTACTCTTCCGTGATGGTGAATTCCGATGGAATCGTCTAGAGAATTTGCTCAGCAATGCTCAAACCAATCCTGACTACAACTTGAATGGAACCCTCGACAAAGGAATCGATTTCTTACTTTCCGATCGCAGTGAATTTATGCACGATCGCATCATCGATGAGATCGTCAAAGGCATCGAAGTTGAGGCAAGCAAGCGTTTACCTGAAAGATTTCGCACGTCACCAATTAGCAATATCGTGATTGATCCGCAAGTCAAAGAAACAATTGCTAAAACTGAAACTCCATCGAGTTTAGGCTACATTGCGAGACTATGGACAATCCTCCAGAAAGACAAGGCGATCGCACCCACCGACATTTTGCCTTTAGCTACTCGCATTCTCACTAAGCGTCAAACTCTCACATTCGGTCGTGATGTTATTTCTAAACTTGCCCAGCGATCGTTAGTGCGAGTAGTCCGTGAGGTGTTATTACGCGATGAGCAAAAATATCAAGATGATAAACAGCAGGATTTAATCAATAATGCTATGAGCAATTTTCAAGGCGAAGAGCGCGAATTGGTTGGCTCTGGCTTAAGGCGATCGGTAAACGGTCGCAGTTGGTAA
- a CDS encoding Ig-like domain-containing protein produces MQLSPRFKLFSQPLDRYAIGLVAVLSVAIAILLWVGDRTAPQVRDFSWQGQKIDATNISFALTFSRPMDRDSVEQNLKFVPPLLGKISWSSRRMSYTPLAPASYGKSYTVKLENAYDRFARESGEKQAIEPFTGNFTTPKPYLAYIGSQGEDRGRLVLYNVLQKEKRVLTPANLTVLDFRIYADRQKILFGAIEAAGQSLLDQKIYTVTTGLDREDRLTSNPPDIKLILGSDDYQNFKFDLSPDGKNILVQRLSRQQVGRYGLWLIKENEPARSLDNQPGGDFMFTPDSASVAIAQGEGVAILPLEPQAPPLDFLPRFGTVLNFGRSGTKAATIKFNKDYTRSLYLVNNQGLQKELTKINGSILSAQFDPQEMTIYCLLTDLEQDTAKNIFREKPYLAAIDLESAQLRRILELPPQREVQFNISPDGQSILLNSAIPSSNEASNSPPISEDSAQASRNSQTPQLPTQLIMLPINNTQGSKPLQPEVLPMFGTVPRWLP; encoded by the coding sequence ATGCAACTTAGCCCTCGCTTTAAATTATTTTCTCAGCCGCTCGATCGCTATGCCATCGGTTTAGTAGCAGTGCTCAGTGTGGCGATCGCCATATTATTGTGGGTGGGCGATCGCACAGCCCCACAGGTGAGAGACTTTAGTTGGCAAGGACAGAAGATAGATGCCACTAATATCTCTTTTGCCCTAACCTTTAGCCGCCCAATGGATCGGGACAGTGTTGAACAAAATCTTAAGTTTGTACCACCCCTTCTAGGCAAAATCAGTTGGTCATCTCGGCGGATGTCCTATACGCCCCTAGCACCAGCTAGTTATGGTAAATCCTATACAGTTAAGCTAGAAAATGCCTACGATCGCTTTGCTCGCGAATCTGGCGAGAAGCAAGCGATCGAGCCTTTTACAGGAAACTTTACAACACCAAAACCTTATTTGGCTTATATCGGATCGCAAGGAGAAGATCGGGGTCGCCTTGTACTTTACAATGTGCTACAAAAGGAGAAGCGCGTTTTAACACCTGCAAATCTAACAGTTCTAGATTTTCGGATTTATGCTGATCGCCAAAAGATTCTATTTGGAGCGATCGAAGCGGCGGGGCAAAGCCTACTTGACCAAAAAATCTATACGGTAACGACAGGGCTTGATCGTGAAGATCGGCTCACGTCCAATCCACCAGATATAAAACTTATACTTGGCAGTGATGACTATCAAAACTTTAAATTCGATCTCTCGCCCGATGGCAAAAACATCTTGGTACAGCGTCTCAGTCGTCAGCAAGTCGGACGCTATGGACTCTGGCTCATTAAAGAAAATGAACCAGCCAGATCACTTGATAACCAACCAGGGGGCGATTTTATGTTTACGCCCGACAGCGCATCGGTGGCGATCGCTCAAGGCGAAGGAGTTGCGATTTTGCCCCTTGAGCCGCAAGCCCCACCGTTGGACTTTCTGCCAAGATTTGGCACGGTTTTAAACTTTGGTCGAAGCGGCACAAAGGCTGCCACAATTAAATTTAATAAAGACTATACGCGATCGCTCTATTTGGTAAATAACCAAGGATTACAGAAAGAACTTACGAAAATTAATGGGTCTATTCTTAGCGCTCAGTTTGATCCACAGGAGATGACCATTTATTGCTTGTTAACTGACTTAGAACAGGACACAGCCAAAAATATCTTTCGCGAGAAGCCATATCTCGCGGCGATCGATTTAGAGTCGGCTCAATTACGAAGAATTTTAGAGCTTCCCCCACAAAGAGAAGTTCAATTCAATATTTCTCCTGATGGTCAGTCAATTCTCTTAAATTCGGCAATTCCCAGCAGCAACGAAGCCTCAAATTCTCCACCTATTTCAGAAGACTCTGCTCAAGCATCTAGAAATTCTCAAACTCCCCAATTACCAACCCAATTAATTATGTTGCCGATTAATAATACTCAAGGTTCAAAACCTCTACAACCTGAAGTATTACCAATGTTCGGCACAGTTCCACGCTGGTTACCATAA